The Theropithecus gelada isolate Dixy chromosome 11, Tgel_1.0, whole genome shotgun sequence genome includes a region encoding these proteins:
- the LOC112634329 gene encoding zinc finger protein 268 isoform X2, translating into MATRVRTASIWVPPLQERNSSWDRIRKLQGQESVLGQGTLGLQHLPGAPRQKRKSRRTEKVLEWLFISQEQPKITTSWGPLSFMDVFVDFTWEEWQLLDPAQKCLYRNVMLENYSNLVSLGYQHTKPDIIFKLEQEELCVVQAQIPNQSCPNTVWKIDDLMEWHQENKDKLGITAKSFECTTFGKLCLLSTNYLSRQKPHKCGTHGKGLKYIDFTSNYAGKNPNGFQVHGKSFFHSKQEQSVIGIKYCESNESGKAVNKKLQLMCQQVYMGEKPFGCSYCKKAFSSKSYLVVHQRTHAEEKPYGCNECGKDFSSKSYLIVHQRIHTGEKLHECGECGKTFSFNSQLVIHQRIHTGENPYECCECGKVFSRKDQLVSHQKTHSGRKPYVCNECGKAFGLKSQLIIHERIHTGEKPYECNECQKAFNTKSNLMVHQRTHTGEKPYVCSDCGKAFTFKSQLIVHQGIHTGVKPYGCIQCGKAFSLKSQLIVHQRSHTGMKPYVCNECGKAFRSKSYLIIHTRTHTGEKLHECNDCGKAFSFKSQLIIHQRIHTGENPYECHECGKAFSRKYQLISHQRTHAGEKPYECTDCGKAFGLKSQLIIHQRTHTGEKPFECSECPKAFNTKSNLIVHQRTHTGEKPYGCNECGKAFTFKSQLIVHQGVHTGVKPYGCSQCEKTFSLKSQLIVHQRSHTGVKPYGCSECGKAFRSKSYLIIHTRTHTGEKPHECRECGKSFSFNSQLIVHQRIHTGENPYECSECGKAFNRKDQLISHQRTHVGEKPYGCSECGKAFSSKSYLIIHMRTHSGEKPYECNECGKAFIWKSLLIVHERTHARVNPYKCSQCEKSFSGKLRLLVHQRMHTREKPYECSECGKAFIRNSQLIVHQRTHSGEKPYGCNECGKTFSQKSILSAHQRTHTGEKPCKCTECGKAFCWKSQLIMHQRTHVDDKH; encoded by the exons GGACCATTGTCATTCATGGATGTGTTTGTGGATTTTACCTGGGAGGAGTGGCAGCTGCTAGACCCAGCACAGAAGTGCCTGTACAGGAATGTGATGTTGGAGAACTATAGCAACCTGGTGTCCCTAG GGTATCAACACACCAAACCTGATATCATCTTCAAGTTGGAACAAGAAGAGCTGTGTGTGGTGCAGGCCCAAATTCCAAATCAGTCCTGTCCAA ACACAGTCTGGAAAATTGATGATCTTATGGAATGGCATCAGGAAAATAAAGACAAGCTGGGAATTACGGCAAAAAGCTTTGAATGCACTACGTTTGGAAAACTATGTCTTCTTAGTACAAATTATCTTTCAAGACAAAAACCTCATAAATGTGGCACGCATGGAAAGGGTTTGAAATATATAGATTTCACTAGTAATTATGCTGGAAAAAATCCTAATGGGTTTCAGGTACATGGAAAATCATTCTTCCATTCTAAACAGGAGCAAAGTGTTATAGGAATAAAATACTGTGAAAGTAATGAATCTGGAAAAGCTGTCAATAAGAAATTGCAACTTATGTGCCAACAAGTGTATATGGGCGAAAAACCCTTTGGATGTAGCTATTGTAAGAAAGCCTTCAGCAGCAAGTCATACCTTGTAGTGCATCAGCGAACTCATGCAGAAGAGAAACCCTATGggtgtaatgaatgtgggaaagaCTTCAGTAGTAAATCATACCTCATTgtacatcagagaattcatacaggagagaaactgCATGAATGTGGTGAATGTGGGAAAACATTCAGTTTCAATTCACAACTTGTTATACATCAGAGAATCCACACAGGTGAGAATCCCTATGAGTGCTGTGAATGTGGGAAAGTCTTCAGTAGGAAAGACCAGCTTGTTTCACACCAGAAAACTCATTCAGGACGGAAACCATATGtgtgtaatgaatgtgggaaagcttttgGTTTAAAATCACAGCTCATTATACATGAAAGaattcatacaggagagaaaccataTGAATGCAATGAATGTCAGAAAGCCTTTAATACAAAGTCAAACCTTATGGTACATCAGAGAACCCATACAGGGGAGAAACCTTATGTTTGTAGTGATTGTGGAAAAGCCTTTACATTcaaatcacagctcattgtacaTCAGGGGATTCACACAGGAGTAAAGCCCTATGGGTGTATTCAGTGTGGGAAAGCATTCAGTTtgaaatcacagctcattgtacaTCAGAGAAGTCACACAGGAATGAAACCTTATGTATGCAACGAATGCGGCAAAGCCTTCAGGAGCAAGTCTTACCTTATTATACATACAAGGACTCATACAGGAGAAAAACTCCATGAATGCAACGattgtgggaaagccttcagttTTAAATCACAGCTCATTATACATCAGAGGATTCATACAGGAGAGAACCCCTATGAATGCCacgaatgtgggaaagccttcagtcGGAAATACCAGCTTATTTCACACCAGAGAACTCATGCAGGAGAGAAGCCTTATGAATGCACCGACTGTGGAAAAGCTTTTGGTTTAAAGTCACAGCTTATTATACACCAGAGAACTCATACAGGGGAGAAACCATTTGAATGTAGTGAGTGTCCAAAAGCCTTTAATACAAAGTCAAACCTGATTGTACATCAGAGaactcatacaggagagaaaccctatggttgtaatgaatgtggaaaagcctttacATTCAAATCGCAGCTCATTGTACATCAAGGAGTGCACACTGGAGTAAAACCCTATGGATGCAGTCAATGTGAAAAAACCTTTAGTTTGAAGTCCCAGCTCATTGTACATCAGAGAAGTCACACAGGAGTAAAACCATATGGATGCAGtgagtgtgggaaagccttcaggaGCAAGTCATACCTTATTATACATACGAGaactcatacaggagagaaaccacATGAGTGCAGGGAATGCGGGAAATCCTTTAGTTTCAATTCACAACTCATTGtgcatcagagaattcacactggagaaaatcCCTATGAATGCAgtgaatgtggaaaagcctttaaTAGGAAAGACCAGCTCATTTCACATCAGCGAACTCATGTGGGGGAAAAGCCTTATGggtgcagtgaatgtgggaaagcttttagCAGCAAGTCATACCTAATTATACACATGAGAACTCATTCAGGTGAGAAACCatatgaatgtaatgaatgtgggaaagccttcattTGGAAGTCACTACTCATTGTACATGAGCGAACTCATGCAAGGGTAAACCCTTATAAATGCAGTCAATGTGAGAAATCCTTCAGTGGGAAGCTACGCCTTCTTGTACACCAGAGAATGCACACAAGAGAGAAACCATATGAATGCAGTGAGTGTGGAAAAGCCTTCATTAGGAATTCTCAGCTCATTGTACATCAGAGAACTCAttcaggagagaaaccctatgggtgcaatgaatgtgggaaaacctTCTCTCAAAAATCAATTCTCAGTGCACATCAGAGAACACATACAGGAGAAAAGCCTTGTAAGTGCACtgagtgtgggaaagccttttgTTGGAAGTCACAGCTCATTATGCATCAGAGAACTCATGTAGATGACAAACATTGA
- the LOC112634329 gene encoding zinc finger protein 268 isoform X7, whose translation MATRVRTASIWGPLSFMDVFVDFTWEEWQLLDPAQKCLYRNVMLENYSNLVSLGYQHTKPDIIFKLEQEELCVVQAQIPNQSCPILKAGKSKAKVLAGLVSGEGLLCASKMTPCCCILWRHSLEN comes from the exons GGACCATTGTCATTCATGGATGTGTTTGTGGATTTTACCTGGGAGGAGTGGCAGCTGCTAGACCCAGCACAGAAGTGCCTGTACAGGAATGTGATGTTGGAGAACTATAGCAACCTGGTGTCCCTAG GGTATCAACACACCAAACCTGATATCATCTTCAAGTTGGAACAAGAAGAGCTGTGTGTGGTGCAGGCCCAAATTCCAAATCAGTCCTGTCCAA ttttgaaggctggaaagtccaaagccaaggtgctggcaggtttggtgtctggtgagggcctgctctGTGCTTCCAAGATGActccttgttgctgcatcctctggag ACACAGTCTGGAAAATTGA
- the LOC112634329 gene encoding zinc finger protein 268 isoform X3, giving the protein MDVFVDFTWEEWQLLDPAQKCLYRNVMLENYSNLVSLGYQHTKPDIIFKLEQEELCVVQAQIPNQSCPNTVWKIDDLMEWHQENKDKLGITAKSFECTTFGKLCLLSTNYLSRQKPHKCGTHGKGLKYIDFTSNYAGKNPNGFQVHGKSFFHSKQEQSVIGIKYCESNESGKAVNKKLQLMCQQVYMGEKPFGCSYCKKAFSSKSYLVVHQRTHAEEKPYGCNECGKDFSSKSYLIVHQRIHTGEKLHECGECGKTFSFNSQLVIHQRIHTGENPYECCECGKVFSRKDQLVSHQKTHSGRKPYVCNECGKAFGLKSQLIIHERIHTGEKPYECNECQKAFNTKSNLMVHQRTHTGEKPYVCSDCGKAFTFKSQLIVHQGIHTGVKPYGCIQCGKAFSLKSQLIVHQRSHTGMKPYVCNECGKAFRSKSYLIIHTRTHTGEKLHECNDCGKAFSFKSQLIIHQRIHTGENPYECHECGKAFSRKYQLISHQRTHAGEKPYECTDCGKAFGLKSQLIIHQRTHTGEKPFECSECPKAFNTKSNLIVHQRTHTGEKPYGCNECGKAFTFKSQLIVHQGVHTGVKPYGCSQCEKTFSLKSQLIVHQRSHTGVKPYGCSECGKAFRSKSYLIIHTRTHTGEKPHECRECGKSFSFNSQLIVHQRIHTGENPYECSECGKAFNRKDQLISHQRTHVGEKPYGCSECGKAFSSKSYLIIHMRTHSGEKPYECNECGKAFIWKSLLIVHERTHARVNPYKCSQCEKSFSGKLRLLVHQRMHTREKPYECSECGKAFIRNSQLIVHQRTHSGEKPYGCNECGKTFSQKSILSAHQRTHTGEKPCKCTECGKAFCWKSQLIMHQRTHVDDKH; this is encoded by the exons ATGGATGTGTTTGTGGATTTTACCTGGGAGGAGTGGCAGCTGCTAGACCCAGCACAGAAGTGCCTGTACAGGAATGTGATGTTGGAGAACTATAGCAACCTGGTGTCCCTAG GGTATCAACACACCAAACCTGATATCATCTTCAAGTTGGAACAAGAAGAGCTGTGTGTGGTGCAGGCCCAAATTCCAAATCAGTCCTGTCCAA ACACAGTCTGGAAAATTGATGATCTTATGGAATGGCATCAGGAAAATAAAGACAAGCTGGGAATTACGGCAAAAAGCTTTGAATGCACTACGTTTGGAAAACTATGTCTTCTTAGTACAAATTATCTTTCAAGACAAAAACCTCATAAATGTGGCACGCATGGAAAGGGTTTGAAATATATAGATTTCACTAGTAATTATGCTGGAAAAAATCCTAATGGGTTTCAGGTACATGGAAAATCATTCTTCCATTCTAAACAGGAGCAAAGTGTTATAGGAATAAAATACTGTGAAAGTAATGAATCTGGAAAAGCTGTCAATAAGAAATTGCAACTTATGTGCCAACAAGTGTATATGGGCGAAAAACCCTTTGGATGTAGCTATTGTAAGAAAGCCTTCAGCAGCAAGTCATACCTTGTAGTGCATCAGCGAACTCATGCAGAAGAGAAACCCTATGggtgtaatgaatgtgggaaagaCTTCAGTAGTAAATCATACCTCATTgtacatcagagaattcatacaggagagaaactgCATGAATGTGGTGAATGTGGGAAAACATTCAGTTTCAATTCACAACTTGTTATACATCAGAGAATCCACACAGGTGAGAATCCCTATGAGTGCTGTGAATGTGGGAAAGTCTTCAGTAGGAAAGACCAGCTTGTTTCACACCAGAAAACTCATTCAGGACGGAAACCATATGtgtgtaatgaatgtgggaaagcttttgGTTTAAAATCACAGCTCATTATACATGAAAGaattcatacaggagagaaaccataTGAATGCAATGAATGTCAGAAAGCCTTTAATACAAAGTCAAACCTTATGGTACATCAGAGAACCCATACAGGGGAGAAACCTTATGTTTGTAGTGATTGTGGAAAAGCCTTTACATTcaaatcacagctcattgtacaTCAGGGGATTCACACAGGAGTAAAGCCCTATGGGTGTATTCAGTGTGGGAAAGCATTCAGTTtgaaatcacagctcattgtacaTCAGAGAAGTCACACAGGAATGAAACCTTATGTATGCAACGAATGCGGCAAAGCCTTCAGGAGCAAGTCTTACCTTATTATACATACAAGGACTCATACAGGAGAAAAACTCCATGAATGCAACGattgtgggaaagccttcagttTTAAATCACAGCTCATTATACATCAGAGGATTCATACAGGAGAGAACCCCTATGAATGCCacgaatgtgggaaagccttcagtcGGAAATACCAGCTTATTTCACACCAGAGAACTCATGCAGGAGAGAAGCCTTATGAATGCACCGACTGTGGAAAAGCTTTTGGTTTAAAGTCACAGCTTATTATACACCAGAGAACTCATACAGGGGAGAAACCATTTGAATGTAGTGAGTGTCCAAAAGCCTTTAATACAAAGTCAAACCTGATTGTACATCAGAGaactcatacaggagagaaaccctatggttgtaatgaatgtggaaaagcctttacATTCAAATCGCAGCTCATTGTACATCAAGGAGTGCACACTGGAGTAAAACCCTATGGATGCAGTCAATGTGAAAAAACCTTTAGTTTGAAGTCCCAGCTCATTGTACATCAGAGAAGTCACACAGGAGTAAAACCATATGGATGCAGtgagtgtgggaaagccttcaggaGCAAGTCATACCTTATTATACATACGAGaactcatacaggagagaaaccacATGAGTGCAGGGAATGCGGGAAATCCTTTAGTTTCAATTCACAACTCATTGtgcatcagagaattcacactggagaaaatcCCTATGAATGCAgtgaatgtggaaaagcctttaaTAGGAAAGACCAGCTCATTTCACATCAGCGAACTCATGTGGGGGAAAAGCCTTATGggtgcagtgaatgtgggaaagcttttagCAGCAAGTCATACCTAATTATACACATGAGAACTCATTCAGGTGAGAAACCatatgaatgtaatgaatgtgggaaagccttcattTGGAAGTCACTACTCATTGTACATGAGCGAACTCATGCAAGGGTAAACCCTTATAAATGCAGTCAATGTGAGAAATCCTTCAGTGGGAAGCTACGCCTTCTTGTACACCAGAGAATGCACACAAGAGAGAAACCATATGAATGCAGTGAGTGTGGAAAAGCCTTCATTAGGAATTCTCAGCTCATTGTACATCAGAGAACTCAttcaggagagaaaccctatgggtgcaatgaatgtgggaaaacctTCTCTCAAAAATCAATTCTCAGTGCACATCAGAGAACACATACAGGAGAAAAGCCTTGTAAGTGCACtgagtgtgggaaagccttttgTTGGAAGTCACAGCTCATTATGCATCAGAGAACTCATGTAGATGACAAACATTGA